From a region of the Pseudomonas fulva 12-X genome:
- a CDS encoding ABC transporter ATP-binding protein yields MSAIKLDVQDLCVRFTSGRKEVDAVRNVSFSLGREKLAIVGESGSGKSTVGRSLLRLHPASARITAKAMTLGEVDLLTASEKQVQTIRGKRISMIMQDPKYSLNPVVRVGEQIAEAYLAHHRASKTDARERVLDMLDKVHIRDPQRVYGLYPHEVSGGMAQRIMIAMMVITDPDIIVADEPTSALDVSVRRQVLSVLDELVSQRDLGLILISHDLNMVRSFCDRVLVMYAGRVVEALDAAELDNARHPYTQGLLAALPSIDRPRPRLPNLQRDPLWLTH; encoded by the coding sequence ATGTCTGCGATCAAACTCGACGTGCAGGATCTCTGCGTGCGCTTCACAAGTGGTCGCAAGGAGGTCGATGCAGTGCGCAACGTCTCCTTCAGCCTGGGCCGCGAGAAGCTGGCCATCGTCGGCGAGTCCGGCTCGGGCAAATCCACCGTGGGCCGCAGCCTGCTGCGGCTGCACCCGGCCAGCGCGCGGATCACCGCCAAGGCCATGACCCTAGGCGAGGTCGACCTGCTGACCGCCAGCGAGAAACAGGTGCAGACGATTCGTGGCAAACGCATCTCGATGATCATGCAGGACCCCAAGTACTCGCTGAACCCGGTGGTACGGGTCGGCGAGCAGATCGCCGAGGCCTACCTGGCGCACCACCGCGCCAGCAAGACCGATGCCCGCGAGCGGGTGCTGGACATGCTCGACAAGGTGCACATCCGTGATCCGCAGCGGGTGTACGGGCTCTACCCGCACGAGGTGTCGGGCGGCATGGCGCAGCGCATCATGATCGCCATGATGGTGATCACCGACCCCGACATCATCGTCGCCGACGAGCCGACCTCGGCGCTCGACGTCTCGGTGCGTCGCCAGGTGCTCAGCGTGCTCGACGAGCTGGTCAGCCAGCGCGATCTGGGGCTGATCCTGATCAGCCACGACCTCAACATGGTGCGCAGCTTCTGCGACCGCGTGCTGGTGATGTACGCCGGCCGTGTGGTCGAGGCACTGGACGCCGCCGAGCTGGACAACGCCAGGCATCCCTACACCCAGGGCCTGCTGGCCGCGTTGCCAAGCATCGATCGCCCCCGTCCGCGCCTGCCCAATCTGCAGCGCGATCCCCTCTGGCTGACCCACTGA
- a CDS encoding ABC transporter permease: MIANISSSSSLKRANGQAPVSAFQAFRLSSVRVMQHLLRNPMTLMGSAVVALLVLVAAFAPWIATHDPIVQNLGNALQAPSAAHWFGTDEFGRDVFSRLVYGSRITLYIIALVTIIVGPIGLLIGTVSGYFGGFVDALFMRITDIFISFPSLVLALAFIAALGPGLEHAVIAIALTSWPPIARLARAETLSLRNADFVVAVQLQGASSPRIILRHIMPMCLSSVIIRLTMNMASIILTAAALGFLGLGAQAPLPEWGAMISTGRRYMLECWWLVAVPGATIMLVSLAFNLLGDGLRDVLDPRSN, from the coding sequence ATGATTGCCAACATCTCTTCATCTTCATCCCTGAAACGGGCGAACGGCCAGGCGCCGGTCTCCGCGTTCCAGGCGTTCCGTCTGAGCAGCGTGCGGGTCATGCAGCACCTGTTGCGCAATCCCATGACGCTGATGGGCTCCGCCGTGGTGGCGCTGCTGGTGCTGGTGGCGGCCTTCGCGCCATGGATCGCCACCCACGACCCGATCGTGCAGAACCTCGGCAACGCCCTGCAGGCTCCGAGTGCGGCGCACTGGTTCGGCACCGACGAGTTCGGCCGCGACGTGTTCAGCCGGCTGGTCTACGGCTCGCGCATCACCCTGTATATCATTGCCCTGGTGACCATCATCGTCGGCCCGATAGGCCTGTTGATCGGCACCGTTTCCGGCTACTTCGGCGGCTTCGTCGATGCGCTGTTCATGCGCATCACCGACATCTTCATCTCGTTCCCCAGCCTGGTGCTGGCGCTGGCCTTCATCGCCGCGCTGGGCCCAGGCCTGGAGCACGCGGTGATCGCCATCGCGCTGACTTCCTGGCCACCGATCGCACGCCTGGCCCGGGCGGAAACCCTGTCGCTGCGCAACGCCGACTTCGTGGTCGCCGTGCAGCTGCAGGGCGCCTCGTCGCCGCGCATCATCCTGCGTCACATCATGCCCATGTGCCTGTCGTCGGTGATCATCCGCCTGACCATGAACATGGCCAGCATCATTCTCACCGCCGCTGCCCTGGGCTTCCTCGGCCTGGGCGCCCAGGCGCCGCTGCCGGAGTGGGGCGCGATGATTTCCACCGGGCGCCGCTACATGCTCGAGTGCTGGTGGCTGGTAGCCGTTCCGGGGGCGACCATTATGCTGGTCAGCCTGGCGTTCAACCTGTTGGGTGACGGTCTGCGCGACGTCCTCGACCCGCGCAGCAATTAA
- a CDS encoding ABC transporter substrate-binding protein encodes MKSFRSTVLSAVLGALLCAAPLLDAQAKTPDDQLIVGMSMANLFSIDPANAPGLDASGINANLYDTLILRKDGSPDEHVPQLAERWEVSEDGRQLTFHLRSDARFHSGNPVTAEDVAWSLYRVLKLNYGLATTWKAYGYTLDNIQQLIRASDESTLVIDLPQPTDPLLMIDTLATSPSAVVLDRKTVLEHEKNGDLGAAWLVTNEAGSGPFTLSSWRANDTLVMTAFADYWGGASKLKRVLIRHITESQSLRLMLERGDLDMGYGMAASDVQALAAKGQMQIQTLPRGTMYYVAMSMKSAPFDDIRVRKAVRSLIDYQGLDKVVMPYYGKLNQQPMQLGLEARLPDPGYALDVDAAKQLLAEAGHPQGFKTTIRTLAEPPFVNIASSLQSTLAQAGIQASIITGTGNQVYGAMRARNFEIIVARGAERYPHPYFSLRTFVYNPDNRDDAGIANFQGWRAAFQDAELNGLIDKLGVERDEAAKLSMYHRVQQRYDELAGPIMMISQMTDPVVSAADVKGFQGADAEATRYLGVYKQR; translated from the coding sequence ATGAAATCGTTTCGCTCCACCGTGCTGAGCGCGGTACTCGGTGCGCTGCTGTGCGCCGCTCCACTGCTGGACGCCCAGGCCAAGACGCCGGACGATCAACTGATCGTCGGCATGAGCATGGCCAACCTGTTCTCCATCGACCCGGCCAACGCACCGGGGCTGGATGCCTCGGGCATCAATGCCAACCTCTACGACACGCTGATCCTGCGCAAGGACGGCAGCCCGGACGAGCACGTGCCGCAACTGGCCGAGCGCTGGGAAGTCAGTGAGGACGGCCGCCAACTGACCTTCCACCTGCGCAGCGACGCGCGTTTCCATTCCGGCAACCCGGTCACCGCCGAAGACGTGGCCTGGTCGCTGTACCGGGTGCTCAAGCTCAACTACGGCCTGGCCACCACCTGGAAGGCCTACGGCTACACGCTGGACAACATTCAGCAACTGATCCGCGCCAGCGACGAGTCGACCCTGGTCATCGACCTGCCGCAGCCGACCGACCCGCTGCTGATGATCGACACCCTGGCCACCTCGCCAAGCGCCGTGGTGCTGGACCGCAAGACCGTGCTCGAACACGAGAAGAACGGCGACCTCGGCGCCGCCTGGCTGGTGACCAACGAAGCCGGCAGCGGCCCGTTCACCCTCAGCTCGTGGCGCGCCAACGACACCTTGGTGATGACCGCATTCGCCGATTACTGGGGCGGCGCGAGCAAGCTCAAGCGCGTGCTGATCCGCCATATCACCGAGTCGCAATCGCTGCGCCTGATGCTCGAACGCGGTGACCTGGACATGGGCTACGGCATGGCCGCCTCCGACGTCCAGGCGCTGGCCGCCAAGGGCCAGATGCAGATCCAGACCCTGCCGCGCGGCACCATGTATTACGTGGCGATGAGCATGAAGTCGGCGCCGTTCGATGACATTCGTGTGCGCAAGGCCGTGCGCTCGCTGATCGACTATCAGGGCCTGGACAAGGTGGTGATGCCTTATTACGGCAAGCTCAACCAGCAGCCGATGCAGCTGGGCCTGGAGGCGCGCCTTCCGGACCCCGGCTACGCACTGGACGTCGACGCCGCCAAGCAACTGCTGGCCGAGGCAGGTCACCCGCAGGGCTTCAAGACCACCATCCGCACTCTGGCCGAGCCGCCGTTCGTGAACATCGCCTCGAGCCTGCAGTCGACCCTGGCCCAGGCCGGCATCCAGGCGAGCATCATCACCGGCACCGGCAACCAGGTGTACGGCGCCATGCGTGCGCGCAACTTCGAGATCATCGTGGCCCGCGGCGCCGAGCGCTATCCGCACCCGTACTTCAGCCTGCGCACCTTCGTCTACAACCCGGACAACCGCGATGATGCCGGCATCGCCAACTTCCAGGGCTGGCGCGCGGCCTTCCAGGACGCCGAACTCAACGGCCTGATCGACAAGCTCGGCGTGGAGCGTGACGAAGCCGCCAAGCTGAGCATGTACCACCGCGTGCAGCAGCGTTACGACGAGCTGGCGGGGCCGATCATGATGATCTCGCAGATGACCGATCCGGTGGTCAGCGCGGCCGACGTCAAGGGATTCCAGGGCGCCGATGCCGAGGCGACGCGTTACCTGGGTGTGTACAAGCAGCGTTGA
- a CDS encoding ABC transporter permease produces MFASNASFFGTRMGGTSRRFGAVLMTLLGLLAMTFFIGRVMPLDPVLAVVGPDADSSTYDQVYQAMGLDRPLLVQFGYYLRDLAQGNFGNALLTGHPVIEDIARVFPATIELATLAIIFGVVIGLPLGVFAAANQGRIGDHLARVVTLFGYSTPIFWLGMMGLLVFYAWLGWAGGAGRIDLAYDGMVPSVTGMLLIDSAIAGDWEAFSSALKHILLPALILGLNSVAYISRMTRSFMLEQLSQEYILTARVKGLSRRKVIWGHAFRNILVQLLTVVALAYGSLLEGAVLIETVFAWPGFGQYLTSSLLLGDMNAVMGCVLVIGFIFVGLNLLSDALYKVFDPRTR; encoded by the coding sequence ATGTTTGCTTCGAATGCGTCTTTCTTCGGCACGCGGATGGGCGGCACCTCACGCCGTTTCGGTGCGGTGCTGATGACCCTGCTGGGCCTCTTGGCCATGACCTTCTTCATCGGCCGCGTGATGCCTCTGGACCCGGTGCTGGCGGTGGTCGGCCCGGATGCCGACAGTTCCACCTACGACCAGGTCTATCAGGCCATGGGCCTCGACCGACCACTGCTGGTGCAGTTCGGCTATTACCTGCGCGACCTGGCCCAGGGCAATTTCGGCAACGCGCTGCTCACTGGCCATCCGGTGATCGAGGACATCGCCCGGGTGTTCCCGGCGACCATCGAGCTGGCCACCCTGGCGATCATCTTCGGCGTGGTGATCGGCCTGCCGCTGGGCGTGTTCGCCGCTGCCAATCAGGGCCGTATTGGCGATCACCTGGCGCGCGTGGTAACCCTGTTCGGCTACTCCACGCCGATCTTCTGGCTGGGCATGATGGGCCTGCTGGTGTTCTACGCCTGGCTCGGCTGGGCCGGCGGGGCAGGGCGCATCGACCTGGCGTATGACGGTATGGTGCCGTCGGTGACCGGCATGCTGCTGATCGACAGCGCCATCGCCGGCGACTGGGAAGCCTTCTCCAGCGCGCTCAAGCACATCCTCCTGCCGGCACTGATCCTGGGCCTCAACTCGGTGGCCTACATCAGCCGCATGACGCGCAGCTTCATGCTCGAGCAGCTGTCCCAGGAGTACATCCTCACCGCCCGGGTCAAGGGCCTGTCGCGGCGCAAGGTGATCTGGGGCCATGCCTTCCGCAACATCCTCGTACAGCTGCTCACCGTGGTGGCGCTGGCCTACGGCTCGCTACTCGAGGGCGCGGTGCTGATCGAGACGGTGTTCGCCTGGCCCGGCTTCGGCCAGTACCTGACCAGCAGCCTGCTGCTCGGCGACATGAACGCTGTGATGGGGTGCGTGCTGGTGATCGGCTTCATCTTCGTCGGCCTCAACCTGCTCAGCGATGCGCTGTACAAGGTGTTCGACCCGCGCACCCGCTGA